The segment caaTGCTTATTGTTGAGAAACAACTATGCTGAGTATCTCTTAATTTACTGGATTTTAATCTAACTCACTTTTTAAAGTAAAGCACTTCGCTTGCACCCTAGATTCCttaaaatatctaattttataaattataaaatgtttttgttctaAAAGTCAAGTACTATTCTAAATCAGAAGCAATTTCTGTTTCCATATTTTAAGGTGCTTCCTTTTATGATGGATCACAGCCGCATtggttaattcattttttttagtcAAAGACTAAACATTTAAATTGATTAATTATTTACAGCACTTTAatactataaaattatatatatacggGTCACTTTGCGACTCAAGGAGGTAAGTGCAAGTGGTATTTCAGTGAGTTGCGGTTCTTTTACAAAgagttttcactttgttttcttcttttggctCTTACGTTTCCTAGGGTTGGTCTTGCTGTAAGAGAAGAACAActgatttttctgactttttaagtATCGTAGTAAGTATTAATGTGTTTTTCTCTTAGATTATCCCCCAAAATGTACATATTACGGGAATCTCCAGATTTGAGGAGTCTGATTTTGGACAGCTTTTGTCTAGTCCTTGTTAACTTACAGATAGtccctttcttttaaaatggagGTCACCTCCCTTCTGTGGCACTTAAAGTAGGGAATTTATCTGTTTTAGAGATTAGAGTTTCAAGATGTTAATTAACTACTTGtcaatttatgtttttgatgttaatagtcctttttttgttttcatttctagtgTACTTATATACATCTAAATTACactctagaattttttttcctacagcttattttttctttagctttttattttttatttgaagtatagctgatttatagtGTTCTTTTAGTTTAagatatacagcatagtgattcactTACACATATGTGTACCTCTTCttattcagattctttgccattacaggttattataagatattaaatatagttccctgtgctatgcagtagttCCTTGTTATTTGATGTTAGCAGTCTTAAATAGAACTCCATGAGGAGGCAACAATTTAAATCATATTCAGTTAGGAACATAAATTATTGTTATCTCACATACCATGAAGTTGCACTATTATTCTGTGTACCCTTAAGAAAGAAGACCAAAGTTGCTAATTAAATGACATACCTTTGACCTTATGATTTCAGGGACGTTAAAATGTATGTCAATGGTATATAGAAAAGGGAGCTAGCATTTATTGActctattgtattttttatttaatcctctcaaaaATTGTCTcaattttactgatgaggaaacaagtttaaaaaaattaacttgttCAAGATCATATAGCTAGGAGCAGGAGAACTGAGACTCAGATTGAGGCCCTTTTGTATAAATAATTTGTAGAATTCTCTGTGAGATCTCCAGAGTTTGTAGCATAGTTTATGCTATTCCTTTAATAGAATAATTAAAGTAGATTATTTGTTAGGTCTAATTTAGAGGCCTCTTTTTAATGCATTATTCTACATGTAGGAActcatttacaaatatatttagtttgaagttctgtttttagtttcttaaaataagtCAGTGTGTTAAAAGTGGAGAAAACATGGACTTGAATTTATGAATTAAGAAttgaaaattaatatttgttaCAGCATGTGAAATAGATAATAGGATAATTCTCAGTGAATGAATACCTTTCACCAACAGGGCTGTACGAAAGGAAGGCATAACAGTGAGAAGCCACCTGAGCCAGTCAAACCTGAAGTCAAGACTACTGAGAAGAAAGAATTATCTGAGTTGAAACCCAAATTTCAGGAGCACATCATTCAGGCCCCTAAACCAGTAGAAGCAATAAAAAGGCCAAGGTACACTTTATATAGCTATATACTCATGTTACACTTAATAACAGCATTTGTTCCTGGTATTACCTTTTACAATTTTGCATCATATCATTTGTAGCCTTTGTGTAGTTCACCAACTTTTGAACCATTCGgtttttctctcagttcagttgctcagtcgtgtccaactctttgcgaccccatggactgtagcacgccaggcttccttgtccatcaccaactcccagggcttattcaaactcttgtccattgagtcggtgatgccatccaaccatctctcatcctctgttatccccttctcctcctgcctccagtctttctcagcatcagggtcttttcaaatgagtcagttcttcacatcaggtggccaaagtattctgagtttcagctttagcatcagtcctttccatgaacacccaggactgatctcctttaggatgaactggttggatctcctttcagtccaagggactctcaagagtcttctccaacaccacagttcaaaagcatcaattcttcggcgctcagctttctttacagtccaactctcacatccacacatgactactggaaaaaccatagctttgactagaagtaAGGACTCtatttcttaatatgctgtctaggtttgtcatagcttttctcctgaggagcaagcgtcttttaatttcatggctgcagtcaccatcggcagtgattttggagcccaaaaaaataaagtctgtcactattttcattgtttccccatctatttgccataaagtgatgggactggatgccatgatcttagttttttgaatgttgagctttaagccaactttttcactctcctctttgactttcatcaagaggttctttagttcttcgctttcttccataagggtggtgtcatttgtatatctgaggttattgatatttctcccagcaatcttgattccagcttgtgcttcatccagtctggcatttctcatgatgtactctgcttataaatTCGTTTTCTCATAGATAATACCTTTTCACTTCTATTTCCTTGAGGGCATACACACAGTAAAACTCCAGGGCAGGTTTGTTCACTGTATATGCAGTTATGCTCAGGGTGAGGGAGCCACACGTCTTTCTTGTGCTTTGGCATATATCATTTTCACTGTGGCATAGTGGAATTCTCTAAGGGAATCAATCGTCCGTGTCAGTTTGAATTGAAAAAGAACTTGGTTGCTTTCCTTTCCATTCTACCACtgtttgttgaatattttttaagacattcttcacagaaaaacatttcctttcctttcaaaaatTCTAGTGAATTTTAAAGCAGCTCATTTTATCATTACCGAGTATATAAATTTCCCTTGTATTGGGTCAGATTCTATATATTTGTCCATATTTTGCCACTTAGAATAAGCCTAGTCATTCATCTTTTACCCCCAGTTGTCTGAAAACTGTTAGTCTCATTACTGATCAATTTTTAATCTATTTGATTTACATGGCATAtctattaaaatactttaaaaatacattttgctcATTTTGCAGTAGAATTGCACAGATTCTTCATACTTGCTTACCCACTATACTCTGTTGTATAATCCCACATATGCTGGGATTGTTGGATATCACTGTTATACCAGGTCTTCTTCACATAGCCCTTGAGTACTTAGTTGTTTTAGAATCAAAAtacaggacttaaaaaaaaaagatggttttTGGCCTGAAACATGACCTTTGTTGATATTCATACTGTGGATTAATGATTTCCccaatttttctttattaatcttaaataaataagtttatcgCATCTTGACTAATATCCAACAAAGAAAAAACCCTCAGGGACTTTTTgatgtttattttgtgtatttaacCAAACTACTTAGAATGATTTTATTGTATATCCACCTTATTCATAATCATGAGAAATTTTATCACATGTCTTACTGATTGATTTGCCAGTTGTGGGGGAGGGAAGTCATAAAAAGACAAGAATTTTGACATGGatcattataaatattatagTTGAGTCTACTGTAATTGACAGTATgaggtaatattttttaaaataataacttcaCTTTAATAACTTCAcctaagagaaagagaaattaaggatttTATCCTAAGTTCATTGGATGGTACTATAGAGATTGTGAGGACACACGCTTTTATGTGCTGTGTTAGTGCCTCCTGTGCAGTAGGTTTTTCATTAAGGGTGTAGAATGAATAACCTAGGATTTTTTAGCTTTATTGTTGCATTTATTAGTATTCTTAATACTTATTGAATGTCTTAAATTCTACATACAGCACTTTGCAAAATGTTAGGGGACACTGTTGGTACTGTTTTTTAACCCTGCTACAACTGCCTTGTAATGTAACTGTCTGCATGAACAGGTGCGTGTAGTAGTGTCCACGTGACGTGAACTGTCTCCACCAGGAGGGATATGGATTCACTTCGTACATAATATTGCCTTAGTACATAATTATTCAGTTATGTACTGTTGTAATGATAAAATGagctgctttaaaataaaattcttctttattagaatttttgaaaggaaaggaaatgtttttctgtgaagaatgtcttaaaaaatattcaacaaacaGTGGTAGAATGGAAAGGAAAGCCTCCAAGTTCTTTTTCAACTCAAACTGACTCCCTGACAAGGACGATTCCCTTAGAGAATTCCACTATGCCACAGTGAAAACGATACATGCCAAGGCACAAGAAAGACATGTGGCTCCCTCACCCTGAGCATAACTGCATATACAGTGGACACACCTGCCCTGGAGTTGTGCTGTGTGCACGCCCTGCTGAGTGAATCACTTAGTGCATAATTGTTCACTTGGTCCGTACTTGCATGCTCGGGGTTTTCCTTGGGCAGTTCCTTCACAGTCCCCTCCGTGGAGTTGCTCATCTTGGCAAATTTGGATTCTtagtcttttcttccttcccattaGCACAATTTGTGTTGAAAGTAGCATGGTTATTTGATATTTAGTATCAACATTTTTCTGCTAAAACTTAGAAACGTAGCTATATTATAGCAGTTAttgtaaaatacttttttaattagAAAGACTTGATTCACAAAGCTTTTGACTTATCATAAGTAGACTcttaagtatatttatttttagtaaaagaaatgtttttgtaCCTCAATAATGGTAATAAAGTTTCCAAAATCTCTAGCCCGGATGAACCAATGACAAATTTGGAATTAAAGATATCTGCCTCCCTAAAACAAGCACTTGATAAACTTAAACTGTCATCGgggaatgaagaaaataagaaaggtaagattttgctttttatatttttctgttcagTTAGCCAGTtatctaaaagaagcagaagtagtATAGTTTATAGCATATAGATATAAAAAAGTAGTACTTTGTAGTAAAGAACTTTTTTGTTTACTGAATGTGTGTTAAACCACAGAATGAATTTGTgattaatttcattttgtttttattaaaaaggagaacctgttaatttttttttattctgttactCATTACTTTTAAACAGTGAATTAAGCTTTTTTGTAAATGTTTCATTAtgcatgatataaaatatattcagcaTTCTCTGACCCATACCTGTTATCTGGGGAAAAAGAATCATGATTTCTCTTTTACATAAGGTAAATATACTGGATATAGGGTGCATTATAGAATAGAAGTGCATCATGTCCTGTGCCATTTTGGGAATATAGGCAAGATTTAATCACAATAGTTGGCTTCTGATTCATTTTTATGTGTGTTACATGAAAGGTCACACAGAAAACTGTTAAGTAGAATCATGTAAAATAGCAGTTTTTTtgtatttagattatttttttttaaatactcattTTAAGAAAAGGGTACTTTTTAAGAAAGCACTATAGtaaaaatgttctattttaatgtttctatttcatttttctttcttttagaagaAGACAGTGATGAAATTAAGATTGGAACCTCATGTAAAAATGGAGGGTGTTCAAaggtatatattataaaatttgtgTTACGTCTggaagtaaaatttttattttgagaaaagagTAATTTACTGACTCAGTTAGATACAAACATTTACGTGCCTGTTATGTGTTGGGCACTATTCCATGGAGCAGGACTATGAGCATGCGCCTGTCCCTGAGGAGTACGTCTGATAGATCACAGGAATAAACAGGTCTAGTTCTgtcagcatttactgagcacttcttGTGTGCCGGAGATGGTTTTAGGGACTGGAAATGTGGTATTAAATAAACCAAAAATCCCTGTTCTTGGGGAGCTGATATTCTGATTTTGGGGAGGACAACAACTAAGTTCTTAACTGCTGTGAATTTAGGTAGACTTGAATAAAGCTGACAAGGAGATACAGAGTAAAACTATTTATGGGCActtatcagggaagtcctttttgaTATGGTGACACTAAGTCGGAAATCTGAATGATGTAGCAGATGAGTTGTGTAAACTTTGGAGTAGATGTGGGAGTAGTATGTTTAGAGGCTTTAGAGCTTGGCTACTCAAGAAATTATAAGAAAAGTCAGTGGAGGATTGATCAAGGGTATGAAACAGGGTATGAAAGGCAGGCAAGATTATGGAGGTCCTTGTACGTCGCAGTGAGGAGTTCGGGCTTTAGTAAGTATAATATAAAGCCGTAGTCTGTTTAAGGAGGGACTTTAAAAGGATATCTTTGGCTGATGAATGGTAAATTTAGTGGTGCAGGAGTGGAATCAAGGGAAGGAAAACCAGCTAGGGTGCTATTTTGAAAAACCAGGCATTGGCATGTGTTTTAGAGAAGTAGTTACATGTAGGATGTCATCAGACATCTCATTGAGGCTTCTTTCTGCCCACTCTGTGTAATAGTACATCCTCACCACCATTTCCATACTGTCCTTATTTCCCCACAGCACTTACACCTTATTCCATACTACTTATTTTACAGATTTCGCCTCCCTTCTTCACTCATATAAGATTcgaaaggaaaacattttctcttttctatgttTTGAGTGCTAGAACAGTGCCAGCACATGACAAGCACGTTAGAATGAATGACACCTGGAAGTATTAGCAGGACCTGCTGATAAACCAGAAATGAAGCATCTCAGTGCACCATTAACTGAGGAGGAGACATTGGAGTTAGGGTTGGGAGCAGGTTTGCAGTCTTCTTTCATGCTGAGTTTGGGATCACCTTGTTCCtttagagatggaaatacaaATGCATTCCCATGTATTTAAGGTAGATGTAGTAGATAGAGAACGATTAATTCTTTGGGTGCGGGAGGTGCAGTGGAGGTGGTGGGGTCTGTAGGCATGTCAGAGTGAAGGTATCCCAGATGAATTTTGAGAAATGAATGACAGTTCTATAAATGGAAAAGGATATTCCAAGCAGAGAGAGCAGTCATGTACAAAAATCAAAAATGTCAATGATAATGATACAGAATTTGCTGATGTAAAGTTGAGATCAAAAGAAAAGTCGGGCTAGATCCTGAAAGGCTTGCTGCTCACAGCTTAGGCCTTCCTTTAGGTCACGGTGGCCATTGAAGTAATGTTTCTAAAGTTTTTTCACTGAAATACAacattgaatatatataaatacaagttTATTAGTCAGAATGCATATGTTTCCTCTCAtccattatttcctttcccaaagGTAACTACTTTTTTCTCTCAACATAGATTAGTTTTACCCACTTCTAAAATTTACTGTAAATAAAATCATAGAACAGGTACTTAAGTCTGTCTTCCTTGCTTAACTGTTTGTGGTTATCTTGGTTTCATGTAGCTgtaatttattccttttcattgctttaaAGCATACCATTGTTTGAGTGTGCCAATCAGTTTATCCTTTCTACTGTCCTGTGAAGTTTATTGATTCATGTTATTATGGACATATTTGTGCATGACTTTGGGATACGTTTACACATTTCTTTTAGGTAGATAACTAGAAATAGTGTTGCTTCttcagtgtgtgagtgtgtgtgtgtgtgtgtgtgtgtatgtatgtgtgtgtgtctgcagctTTAGCAGGTCCTCCCACCTAATTTTACAAAGTGGTTGTGTTTATACTCTTAGCAGTGATATATGAGGCTGGGTCTATTTGTTCTACAGCTTGGTAACACTTCTGTAATATCAGTCTTTTATATTCAGCCACTCTGGTGAATGTGGAATGTTcccattgtgattttaatttgcactttGCTGATGATGATGTTGACTGCGCTCTtgtatgcctgttggccatttggatGTCCTCCTTTGTGACACTGTCCAAAATCTGTATCTGTTTTTCTATTAAGTTGactttttcttaatgattttaagGATTCTTCATCTGTTTTAGCTGCAAGTCCTTTGTCAGAGAGACTATACTTTTTCACCATCTTAATAATGTCTTCTAATAAACAGTCTCTTTAAATTTAATGAAACTCAgtttgttcatcttttccttcATGATGGGCTTTCTCTATCCTCTTTAggaagtctgtttctttttgggCTTAGAGGCACATTTAAATGTGCAGACCACTGGCACTGATTATTGTATATGGTTTGAGGTAGCGGTATTTAAAGGGCTTTAAACAAGAGAGTGGTGCATGTTTAAGTAGATGGTAGAGTCCAGAAACTGAAGGCAGAGAAATTCATCAGAATCTTTTAGCAGAGTTTCATTGCCGAGAATCTGCTAGTGATCTTGAGGAAGTTTAGCAAATTAAActggtaagattttttttaaaattcaggttgACAGGATTTTGTGATAGACTACATGAGGGTAGAAGGTAAAGAGAACCTGAAGaggacttgaagaattttgacttTGAGAGATTCAGTAGATACGGTGCCATCAGATAAGGTGGGGAAGAAGAGTAGGAGGTCTGGGGAACAGTAGTGATAGAAGTTCAGAATCTTAATGCGCTGGGTTTTGGGTGCCCATGGAATATCTTCAGGAGATACACACCCCGTAATCTGAATTTACAAAAAGTAAAtgtacagaattttattttctgtaactgTAGGATGGTTGCTGTAAATACCAAAGTAGACAGAAAATATACTACTGGCTGCATCTATGTTTTATTAACATAACTTTTTGTGAATTCATCTGTAGAGCCTTCATCTACAGCAGCAATGGGGCCCGGATCTTCCAGACAAACCCTGGATATATATATAGGTCTGCAGCTCATTTTACCCTTTGTAGGGATAAGAAGTCATCACCCTGGACTTCCAGAATTGCTTATTCGATTTTCCATTTCAATTCATAATGCTCACAGAGTTTACTGTGTGAGCACATAATCATGCTATAACTATGTTTCTGATGAGAACACTAATTTCTTGGTTTTAGTATTGGCCTGTAAATTTCTAGAACATACCTGAATATGTTTGGAATATGTTGGGATGTGTCCTCATACCCAAAAGTCTAAAAAACATCTGATACATCCTGTTGCCTACTTTAATATTTACCTTTTTCACAGGGAACTGAAATTTAAGCATATCTAAACAGGAATCTTTTTTCATTCCTTATTGGAATGGCCTGAGGTGAATTTATGAATGTTCTAGGTAATTGTTACCTCTTGGGCATTTTCATAGTTCATAGAGGTCACCAGTACTTACAAATACATGTGAAATGTAACATTGAGATATGAAActaatttttccctcttttttttctcttgtagacATACCAGGGTCCACAGAGTCTAGAAGAAGTCTGTGTATATCATTCTGGAGTACCTGTTTTCCACGAAGGGTAACTTAAACCAGACTAATGAAAACTTGATGGTAGATGTTAGAAATGTTAATATGCCTTTAAACATTATTTGCCATGTGACAATATTAGGTATTTTACTTATATTgtcatttaaactttaaaataacatAGAAATGTGAGTTTGCCTTCTttttacaggtgggaaaactgaTACAAGGTTACGGTTGAAGTGACCACTGTGATTCAAACCTCATGTGTTTTAATATTCCTTTATATTACAATAggatactttttttctttaagctgaataggtgttttgtgttttgttgaaGAGCTGCCCTGCCCATTGGTAGGACATTTGGAATTTGGGGCCCTGGGACACTAACACACCAACATTGTGGCATCTTGAGAAAACCAATTCTTTTCCACAGCCCTCAGCTGAGCACCTCTCTCATTATGTTACACTGTAGTTTATAGAAACACAGTACTATGAAAATCTTCCACTCTGTTTCCGTATGTTCAGGACACAAACCCAAAGTTTTACTGTAATTTTTGTCTTCCAGTGTTAGATCTTTCTTGAGTAAATAGTGTTAGATTTTTCTCAAGTTAATTTTTTACTTACTTTGGGATTGCCTATCACAGGTTATGTAAACATTCGTTTTTAGATTTTTTGCATGTTCTCACTTTCCTGgtttattcaaatatgaaggtCTTCAATCTTTGATCAACCATTTCATAGTAGcttcatgaggaaactgagatgcaaACTGTCAGTGAAAAGCTGATTTTGGATTTTGTGATGGTTTTAAGCATCTTCACTCAGGAATGCCAGAATTGCTATACTAAATGGCATTCTGGTTATTGGTCTTCTGGTAGTGTTAACTGTTTAGcaacttcagtcactcagtcatgtctgactctttgcaaccccatcaactgcagcatgccaggcctccctgtccatcaccaactcctggagttcactcagactcacgtccatcgagtctgtgatgccatccttTAGCAACTTAGACACTTGTAAAATACTAAAGTTACATGCTTACTTTTTTAAGTTACTTATTACTATAACACTTCCAAATTTAATTGactgtcagattttatttctaaaatttttctatGATAATTTAAAGGATGAAATACTGGAGCTGTTGTAGAAGAAAAACTTCTGATTTTAATACATTCTTAGCCCAAGAAGGCTGTACAACAGGGAAACACATGTGGACTAAAAAGGATGCTGtaagtaatgtttaaaaaatagccTATTGGAGTGTATTTATCTGAGTCATTTTGAAGACATTTGAGATTACTCTGTCTTTAGATTCAAGAAAAAAAGTTCCTCAGTTTGATGAACCTAACTAAAATCTAAAATTAATCTGAGTCAAGCTCTTAACGCACTGCTCTTTGATCAGAATAACCATTGTGTATATTGATTACAAATATGTAGATTGTTTGGAAATAGTAAGCTAGTCTAAATGGAAGCATATTTTTCTGTAATCGCGTACTTTGTTTTGACTTTGTctgtttaaaaatcacttttctggTCATTTGAGTTACCATTGAGACCTCTGATGCTCTTTTGGCCCCTTACTGTCATTCAGCCATTTATACATGACAGACACTCCATCTAGTGGCCAAACGGTAGGATTGTAGACTTGTTTCTTTGGAATTgtttatgtttttgtgttttttaaatttatttattttaattggaggctaattgctttacaatattgtggtggtttttgccataaattgacatgaatcagcctctGCTTGCTACCAGAAAACTTAGCAAAAGAAAAGCGAAAGCATCAGTTTCTACTTACctaacagcattttaaaagactTGTAGCTATGCAAATAATCTCGGAAAATCCCATTAAACTGTAAGAAGGCAAGCAACTCATTGCTaaatacatatttgttagttATTATTAACGTGTCTTTTAATGCATTAAATTAGTTTTATGTGCTGTATTGGCACTAAAAACTCCAAGACAATGATGTTTTCAGTGTGTGTATCTTTATGTTAGATTACTTTAGGAATTCAGTGTATATTAGCATGTATTattatgtctgctttttaataacacTTGGGTTAGATATTGTAAATGTTATCTGTTAAGTTATAATGATTTGTCTACCACAAAACTTCTATGAGTGTTTTATTAGTAAAAAGTGAAATCTCCCTGTATTTTCTCCAAGGTACGAAAAGTTGAAAgttttgctttgaaaaaataaaatgttgttttGTGTGCTTAAGTTTTCATAGTATAACTCTTGATGAAAAacacctttttattattttttaatgcatatagTTGTCAACTATTGAGTGACTAAGCCAGGTGTTTAAGGGCAAAAAAATTTAAGTGGTGTAAGTAATTTAAATTCAGTTGGCataattatacaaaaatataaatattgctTTTTCAAATAATAGTGTCTCACAATCTCATGCATTAAATTACCCTCAGTTATAAGACACATCACACTTCATCTTTCAAGTAGTTATTGTTACAGCAGTGTATCATTCATAGGTAATAATTTATTTCCATAATAGTAATCAAAAGATTATTTCCACAAATTCTTACCTTTTATTCATGTTATTGTAAGAGGAAAATATTCAATAAGAACAGCAGACACTTATAACTAGTCAATTATTTTTCCTCAAATTTCAGTGTGTAGAAAATAACTGGAAAGTTATTATGCATGAGATTAAGATGTTGTCTGGTTTATATTGTTGAGCAAATATCTCTACTTCAGTCTCAAAAGTATGGTCTTAAGTCATAAAGctagtattttgttttattggttAAACTTCTTGATAGGGGCTTTAGAATTTGTTTATGCTTAAAAATATTAAGGGCTCAATTTTATGTGGTGTTTTTCTCAATTTTAGTGGGTCAGATTACTCTTTTTAAGAGGTTAAGACACTTTGTAAATTCAAAGTTTCTCTTATATTGCAGGGGAAAAAGGTTGTTCCGTGTAGACATGACTGGCATCAGACTGGGGGTGAAGTCACCATTTCAGTATATGCGAAAAATTCACTTCCAGAGCTCAGCCAAGTGGTAGCAAATAGCACATTGGTGAGTACACTAGGCAGCTCTGTCCTGTGCGTTGTCCCATCGAAAGTGTGTGTGTCTTCTCTGTGTCAGGTTGCGGCTGCAGCGTGCAGGGCCCTCCATGCTGCTGTGCGGGCACTTGGTAGCGCGGGCCCTCTCCAGCTGCAGCGTGTGtgtcttagctccccagccagggctcGAACCttcatccctgcattgggaggcggattcttCCAGTGGTGTTccctgaaacaccagggaaatcACTACACATTATTCTtactgtattataaaatattgatctTGCTTGAgctgttttaagatttttaaaagtttctccaattcaaaaaaataatttgaaattactTTCCT is part of the Bos javanicus breed banteng chromosome 29, ARS-OSU_banteng_1.0, whole genome shotgun sequence genome and harbors:
- the CHORDC1 gene encoding cysteine and histidine-rich domain-containing protein 1, with amino-acid sequence MALLCYNRGCGQRFDPETNSDDACTYHPGVPVFHDALKGWSCCKRRTTDFSDFLSIVGCTKGRHNSEKPPEPVKPEVKTTEKKELSELKPKFQEHIIQAPKPVEAIKRPSPDEPMTNLELKISASLKQALDKLKLSSGNEENKKEEDSDEIKIGTSCKNGGCSKTYQGPQSLEEVCVYHSGVPVFHEGMKYWSCCRRKTSDFNTFLAQEGCTTGKHMWTKKDAGKKVVPCRHDWHQTGGEVTISVYAKNSLPELSQVVANSTLLNVHIVFEGEKEFHQNVKLWGVIDVKRSYVTMTATKIEITMRKAEPMQWASLELPAAKTEEKQKEETTE